The DNA region AGTTAATTACAATATACAAATAACAAAAGTGGACAACCTTTTTGAGTTCTATCAACAAATACTTAaagaacaaatcaaacaaaaaaaaaagatgataaaGCATTACATATTTAATCATCATACATACACtttgttttttgaattaaataatGAAAGATTATtgtttcaaacaaaaaaaataaaatggccGCTTGGATAGTCCAAAAGCGGTATTCAAAATAAACCCGGTAATTCGATACTCATCCAACCTTATAATCAAAACCGATTTGACccgatattaaaataaagtaataattatgtaaaaccAACATAGACATGCGATCTAATTTTGATCTGATCCAAATCATCTAACTCGATCGAAATCGACCGGATGACCGAATAAACACCCTTTGGTCCAAATGACCTTTACTTCAATTAATCTTTGAACATATTTTCCTAATTTGACCAGCATGACCCGTAAGAACACCAATTCTACCCATTTTAACCATGGATACTCCAAAATCCTTAAAGAAGCTTTCTGAATTACCACCTTTATGAGTTTGGACATAAGTTTTAGTTTGAATATCATCAAGTAATGCAGCATCTGATTGAAATAATCCTCTATTTTTAGACACAAGATCATAGTAGTGTTCATCAAAAACCTTGGAGCTTCCCGGATCCATTTCTACTAAATTATTCGGCCCGTTTTCCAAACACTTTTTCCTCATTGCAGCAACGTAAGCAGGATCCATGGTTGGGTCAGAAAATTGGTTGCCTTTTCCGGTGAAATTGTATAGTCTTTTTATGAATGAAGAGCACTGAGCTATTCCTATTGTGTGCGCACCTGGAAATTCATACAATCAAATTTAGTTATTTTgtttcaaattaaaatataattacttgCATAATTAtgtgtaaaattttaaataaaaaaaataaattttggtgACAAAAAAAAAGACTCTATCGCAAAGGTGGTCAGGTGCTTGTCATAATTGGGGTGGTGATATGGGAGATAGTCCTGGTGGTTCAGGTGGATCTCACATTTATGCTATAGTTGCTCAAGTCGTGGTGATTATtactagtttttttatttagacATTAACTTTTGTATATAGataaacataattatttttgtaacatgtaattttattaaattaatggttaattttattttgtaaatttaaatataattattttttattttatgtataaatTTTGGACGTTTTTCATAAAAaactaattaactttattattattaaataataataacaaatattcaattattttttataatacgaAATTCAATTTTGCAACAAATTGAAAGATGGCTATAAAATTCTTCAGAGACAAAAAAATTTTTGGCGACAAAGTGGGTGGCTACAAAAGGTTTTGTCACTAAATATTGCTGGCGACAAAAGATTTTTGTCGCTAAATGTTGTTGGCCTAACAACTTTGTCGCCTTTTGCTTTTAATTGTGCAATGATTGTTAGAGGTTAAGAGTAAACATCTTtgttttttaaagaaaaggtTAATAATGGTGAAATGAATTATTATAACGAATTATATATTGATGATTATTTAAATACCTGATAAGACAACAAGATCTTTATTATCAAGTCCTCTTTGATGAAAAGCAGACTTTAAGGAGCTTATATTAGCAAAGGGTGGTGGCAAATTATCCAAAGCTTCACTAATCGATGAAGTAACACCATCTCTTCTTCCGGTTTCAACTTGCCATGAAGCACCACCAGTCTACAAATTAACCCAATTTTTGTTAGTCCAAATATATGCCATAAAATTTGGAACAATACCAATAATAAATATGAAAGAATTCATTATTACCTCAACCACAACATCTCTGGACACTAACGCTATTATATCAGCACATGAAACAACTTCGGGGCAATGTATTTCTATTGTA from Amaranthus tricolor cultivar Red isolate AtriRed21 chromosome 3, ASM2621246v1, whole genome shotgun sequence includes:
- the LOC130808613 gene encoding peroxidase 56-like: MMAVNTKTWVFKHLFDLAIVVVVLMIYPAEGLRVGFYEKSCPLAEAITKNVVKQTLAVSPSLSGPLLRMFYHDCFVRGCDASVLLNSPIKQAEKDAPPNKILRGYEVIEKVKSTIEIHCPEVVSCADIIALVSRDVVVETGGASWQVETGRRDGVTSSISEALDNLPPPFANISSLKSAFHQRGLDNKDLVVLSGAHTIGIAQCSSFIKRLYNFTGKGNQFSDPTMDPAYVAAMRKKCLENGPNNLVEMDPGSSKVFDEHYYDLVSKNRGLFQSDAALLDDIQTKTYVQTHKGGNSESFFKDFGVSMVKMGRIGVLTGHAGQIRKICSKIN